A window of Phragmitibacter flavus contains these coding sequences:
- a CDS encoding DUF3150 domain-containing protein, producing MTTMSDRKHQLQQTPDIITALTREGVLIHVSVRYWRGCRKLDAPDLGIEPGQVNARLVSLGHKRLLPKETLAPLALIEGRVHALVDNNTFSFLGGLARFMPNGRIADVQSALAQFEREFQQARQQFLNQYQHNRDTALREWTDMAQRLSSDPDQLIHTIQQSYPPAHKLEKTFGFDVRMFQVSAPQDISLQMLDLGEQNAIAEARRLAANEASTRMRQETETFIAECVTTLRQQTAQLCDEMLASMQSGKTDGVHQRTLNRLSNFIDQFRQLNFAGDDAMEAQLEGIRRELLNRSAADYRQNHAAQQNLTRGLERMRDHARHLAQQDTRELVERFGQLGRRQLQLK from the coding sequence ATGACCACCATGTCAGATCGAAAACACCAACTCCAGCAAACCCCCGATATCATCACCGCCCTCACCCGCGAAGGCGTGCTCATCCACGTCTCCGTGCGATATTGGCGCGGCTGCCGCAAACTCGACGCACCCGACCTTGGTATCGAGCCGGGACAGGTCAATGCCCGTCTCGTCAGCCTCGGCCACAAACGACTCCTCCCAAAGGAAACCCTCGCACCACTCGCCCTCATCGAAGGCCGTGTGCATGCGTTGGTCGACAACAACACGTTCTCGTTCCTTGGCGGGCTCGCCCGATTCATGCCCAACGGCAGAATCGCCGACGTGCAAAGCGCGTTGGCCCAGTTCGAACGCGAGTTCCAACAGGCCCGGCAACAGTTCCTCAACCAGTATCAGCACAATCGCGACACCGCCTTGCGGGAATGGACTGACATGGCCCAGCGCCTGTCTTCGGATCCCGACCAACTCATCCACACCATCCAGCAGTCCTACCCTCCAGCCCACAAACTGGAGAAGACCTTTGGGTTTGATGTGCGCATGTTCCAGGTCAGCGCTCCACAGGACATCTCCCTGCAAATGCTCGACCTCGGTGAGCAAAACGCCATCGCCGAAGCCCGCCGACTGGCAGCCAATGAAGCCAGCACGCGCATGCGTCAGGAAACCGAAACGTTCATCGCTGAGTGTGTCACCACCCTGCGACAGCAGACGGCACAGCTCTGCGATGAAATGCTCGCTTCCATGCAAAGCGGAAAAACCGACGGCGTGCATCAACGCACCCTCAACCGCTTGAGCAACTTCATTGACCAGTTCCGGCAACTTAACTTCGCCGGCGACGACGCCATGGAAGCTCAACTCGAAGGCATCCGCCGTGAACTGCTCAACCGCAGTGCCGCCGACTACCGGCAGAACCACGCCGCCCAACAAAACCTCACCCGAGGTCTTGAACGGATGCGCGATCACGCCCGGCACCTTGCCCAACAAGACACCCGTGAACTGGTGGAACGCTTCGGCCAACTCGGCCGCCGCCAACTCCAGCTCAAGTAG
- a CDS encoding DNA polymerase III subunit beta — translation MNPIPLPIAELKSALTGLSKIINRHATLPALQMIHIERNKDGWLCLTGTDLDRFVTVRFEQPSQGEPLVVLAHYDELQRLTKACAKNETLLLSPGSPNHTLVKFSVANGTGEAKINSVPTGEFPEIPKVRGKAVPLPDNMRTSLHEAMACASTDESRYVLHGAFIDTTKPDAHYIVATDGRHLYSSNSFNLAMNVPLNIPKHKFLGWRDFNLDGEWQLKVGEPLNKDESPLVQINSRRWRFITKQIGGNYPNWKQVVPDAKHTRCILQLDPGKLDQVLQIIDSLPCHDDKFRTIGLSWRNNRLCLKAKEQILGEWLARPVPLLKGEGPDMTVFCNRTLLTKALQFGLSAIHLIDDISPLRFTSGGKQMIVMPIRAQAANPSERPSTTPPPRRESPAPLPPPSAPRTPYHPIPTPPQSPRLQPEPSPTEDPFEEALQQINAVKETLRSSLGTINSLTNTVKQMRADRRSTTRDLQSFRNTLRTLQKVPL, via the coding sequence ATGAACCCCATCCCACTGCCCATCGCAGAACTTAAATCCGCCCTCACCGGGCTTTCCAAAATCATCAATCGCCACGCCACACTGCCGGCGTTGCAGATGATCCACATCGAACGCAACAAGGACGGCTGGCTGTGCCTCACCGGCACCGACCTTGACCGCTTTGTCACCGTTCGTTTCGAGCAGCCATCCCAAGGCGAGCCTCTGGTCGTTCTCGCTCATTACGACGAACTCCAGCGCCTCACCAAAGCCTGTGCGAAGAATGAAACCCTGCTCCTCTCACCCGGCTCGCCGAATCACACGCTCGTGAAGTTCAGCGTCGCCAATGGAACCGGAGAAGCCAAGATCAACTCCGTTCCCACAGGCGAGTTCCCTGAAATCCCCAAGGTGCGTGGCAAAGCCGTTCCCTTGCCTGACAACATGCGAACCAGCCTCCATGAAGCGATGGCCTGCGCCAGCACTGATGAATCCCGCTACGTCCTGCACGGAGCCTTCATCGACACCACCAAGCCCGACGCCCATTACATCGTCGCTACCGATGGCCGCCACCTCTACAGCAGCAACTCATTCAATCTCGCGATGAACGTTCCGCTCAACATTCCTAAACACAAGTTCCTGGGATGGCGCGACTTCAATCTGGACGGCGAGTGGCAACTCAAAGTCGGCGAACCTCTCAACAAGGACGAATCACCACTGGTGCAAATCAACAGCCGACGCTGGAGATTCATTACCAAACAAATCGGCGGCAACTATCCCAACTGGAAACAGGTGGTGCCCGATGCAAAACATACCCGATGCATACTCCAGCTTGATCCCGGGAAACTGGATCAAGTGCTTCAGATAATCGATTCACTGCCTTGTCACGACGACAAGTTCAGAACGATCGGATTGAGCTGGAGGAACAACCGCCTGTGCCTGAAGGCCAAGGAACAGATCCTCGGTGAATGGCTGGCGCGTCCGGTTCCCTTGCTCAAAGGCGAAGGGCCTGACATGACGGTCTTCTGCAATCGCACTTTGCTCACCAAGGCTTTGCAATTCGGATTATCGGCCATTCATCTCATTGATGACATCTCGCCTCTGCGATTCACGTCCGGGGGAAAACAGATGATCGTCATGCCGATACGCGCCCAAGCCGCGAACCCATCAGAGAGACCATCGACCACACCTCCACCACGGCGTGAATCCCCGGCACCATTGCCACCTCCATCAGCACCACGAACCCCATACCATCCAATACCTACACCACCGCAATCCCCACGCCTTCAACCAGAACCCTCACCAACCGAGGATCCGTTTGAGGAAGCGCTTCAACAGATCAACGCCGTCAAAGAAACACTTCGTAGTTCCCTTGGCACGATCAACTCGTTGACCAACACGGTCAAACAAATGCGCGCGGATCGCCGCAGCACCACGCGAGACCTGCAATCGTTCCGCAACACCTTGCGAACGCTGCAAAAGGTCCCGCTCTAA
- a CDS encoding protein kinase domain-containing protein, producing the protein MPARHIICGPFANQSEERALERLKCILSSDWVLLSNLSLITGQDRQPSEIDVIAIGPPGVYVIEVKHWDAAWVRDNADRAEDEARILKSKTERVGTLLRRELSGIKLHAEQCFLFTRESNQAPPPKLAGAPIWTLKSSQAELSKLLQRSYSPNQVQLIVEAIQPRARLHTDGKLRTVGDYQNMELISPREDRFHRIFKALHRRTREKVILHLYDLSDTQDKEPRRLAEREFRVLQELQKCRYVPKTRDSFQDVPGFPGEVCMFSVFDPGAPSLKKRGADPKWSLEERIQFAVAAADALAEIHGSKDEDDTQIVHRNLSPESILVGAKNRPIFTGFDVARAAFTRTLPPRRIDTLPPEWIAPELAGEDLSKASMCSDVYSLCASLRSALGGEDAADLLLSKGLTDDPALRISAADLKAELELLIKPVEATALVHNREPHVPRAEFWCEGTQVLFKGRKLEIIASLGAGGIGRTFKVGELSSNPDEGYYGEFVAKVIFTKEAGDKSLEAYRKARQHSQHSRLATVFEIADEWQQDRVMALLQWVEREPLSGLRDGLAGLAVQEAGLSSIAELCARWLRDGCQALAALHTAGLVHGDVSPRNMIYSPDGLVLTDYDLVRPSGKEGWTTGAHPFSSPESEQNGLHTGSDDVYALAASLYSVLFDTDTPFRQSNGAQLKAGGLNWSGDARELLGEMVEFLDRATNPDRDQRFKDALEAVQWLEQHTVTSEPSSTEEKTPPQQEPVPPADVKTPNVVPWLNQLLSVYPGSPGGNIETRGLDSDFATATYVRTALEDELVGDIRSGKLRLLILCGNAGDGKTALLQRIGQECGAGKVPSDQRVWTHVTSDGMELRANLDGSAAWKERSADELLDEILLPFLDGAPLERRTHLLAINDGRLLQWLDEKQATGTKGELLESLAAFLSNDADTELPPHLRFISLNHRSLVGGRTGDGQCESDFINDLITSLIGGDQAKAIWNPCLSCTAWDRCTAGPMAHSLMDGSSARGSRIRERIHEALQAVHQRGNVHITARELRGTLSYILFGVHSCVELHANFHTKDGNGASITRIGDMAFNPDSPFRQGDLLRELSELDPSLEAHSNLDRHLLAKTPFPHGAKNDAARSHLASLRRSAFFEATTDDLEKLGGSADALGLAGGRYLSDFRKASDGSSAENSILCEKIVRGISHLEDLPLLALRRIGKVALRLPTRTPTETKFWTQLDLEHFRLEPELPANLDKAVPRLARQIRLIFTRPDNAEGESLLMGYQLFSVLLQLESGEQLADVRSDDLFANLQIFTQRLAQESSRALFAWNPKEDEKIFSLQLEAREDYHALAITSDSTIS; encoded by the coding sequence ATGCCAGCTCGACACATAATTTGCGGTCCCTTTGCCAACCAGAGCGAAGAGCGGGCACTTGAGCGTTTAAAATGCATCCTCAGTAGCGATTGGGTGCTTTTGTCAAACCTGTCGCTCATTACTGGCCAAGACAGACAACCCAGTGAGATTGATGTAATTGCCATTGGGCCCCCGGGAGTTTACGTGATTGAGGTGAAACATTGGGACGCTGCCTGGGTGCGAGATAATGCAGACCGAGCAGAAGATGAGGCACGCATTCTGAAGTCCAAGACGGAACGTGTTGGCACACTTCTTCGCCGGGAATTGTCAGGGATCAAACTCCATGCTGAGCAGTGTTTCTTATTTACAAGAGAATCAAATCAAGCACCGCCCCCAAAGCTGGCAGGAGCACCGATATGGACGCTGAAATCTTCTCAGGCGGAGTTAAGCAAGCTCTTACAGAGGTCCTATTCACCAAATCAGGTCCAGCTTATCGTTGAAGCCATTCAACCAAGGGCGCGTCTTCATACTGATGGCAAGTTGCGCACAGTCGGCGACTACCAGAACATGGAACTCATATCGCCCAGAGAGGACCGATTTCACCGAATATTTAAGGCTCTGCATAGGCGGACCCGTGAAAAGGTGATTCTTCATTTGTATGATCTTTCGGACACACAAGACAAGGAACCTCGAAGGCTGGCCGAGCGTGAATTCAGGGTTCTTCAAGAACTGCAAAAGTGCCGCTACGTTCCCAAAACTCGAGATTCGTTCCAAGACGTCCCGGGATTTCCTGGTGAAGTTTGCATGTTTTCAGTTTTTGACCCGGGTGCCCCATCCCTGAAAAAACGAGGAGCTGATCCCAAATGGTCTTTAGAAGAACGCATCCAGTTCGCCGTAGCTGCAGCAGATGCCCTCGCGGAGATTCATGGCTCCAAGGATGAGGATGACACCCAGATCGTGCACCGGAATTTGTCTCCAGAATCAATTCTAGTGGGCGCGAAAAATCGACCTATCTTCACTGGCTTCGACGTTGCGAGAGCGGCGTTCACACGCACTTTGCCGCCGAGGCGAATAGACACCTTACCTCCGGAGTGGATCGCACCCGAGCTTGCCGGTGAGGACTTGTCGAAAGCGTCAATGTGTTCAGACGTCTACTCTCTGTGTGCCTCGCTAAGGAGTGCTCTGGGGGGTGAGGATGCCGCCGATTTGCTTTTGTCCAAAGGCCTCACCGACGACCCTGCATTGAGAATTTCTGCCGCTGATTTGAAAGCGGAACTGGAACTTTTGATCAAACCAGTGGAGGCTACAGCCCTTGTTCATAATAGAGAACCCCATGTCCCACGGGCCGAATTCTGGTGCGAAGGCACCCAAGTTTTATTCAAAGGACGAAAATTGGAAATCATTGCCAGTCTCGGAGCGGGTGGTATCGGGAGAACCTTCAAAGTTGGGGAATTGAGTTCCAATCCTGATGAAGGTTATTATGGAGAGTTTGTCGCCAAAGTGATTTTCACGAAAGAAGCTGGCGACAAGTCTTTGGAAGCATATCGCAAGGCAAGGCAACATTCTCAGCACTCTAGGTTGGCAACAGTCTTTGAGATTGCTGATGAGTGGCAACAAGACAGGGTAATGGCGCTGCTCCAATGGGTGGAGCGCGAGCCGTTGTCAGGTCTGCGGGATGGGCTGGCCGGGCTGGCGGTTCAAGAGGCCGGGCTTTCTAGTATTGCTGAACTTTGCGCACGATGGCTACGTGATGGATGCCAAGCGCTCGCCGCTTTGCACACCGCCGGGTTGGTTCACGGGGACGTAAGTCCTAGAAACATGATTTATAGCCCCGATGGGTTGGTTCTCACCGATTATGATCTAGTAAGGCCATCTGGCAAAGAGGGATGGACCACCGGAGCTCACCCATTCAGTTCCCCGGAGTCTGAGCAAAACGGCTTACATACCGGTTCAGACGATGTCTATGCGCTTGCTGCGAGTTTATACTCCGTGCTGTTCGACACCGACACCCCGTTCCGACAATCAAATGGAGCTCAACTAAAAGCGGGAGGACTTAACTGGTCTGGGGATGCCCGTGAATTACTCGGCGAGATGGTTGAATTTTTGGACCGTGCCACCAATCCAGATCGTGATCAGCGGTTCAAAGATGCGCTTGAGGCCGTGCAGTGGCTAGAGCAACACACTGTCACATCGGAGCCAAGCTCAACAGAGGAAAAAACACCTCCGCAACAAGAGCCAGTTCCCCCCGCTGATGTCAAGACGCCAAACGTTGTCCCGTGGCTGAATCAACTGCTTTCCGTCTACCCCGGTTCACCGGGAGGAAACATTGAGACGCGAGGCCTAGATAGTGATTTTGCGACCGCCACCTACGTGAGAACCGCACTTGAAGATGAGTTGGTCGGAGATATTCGATCTGGAAAACTCCGACTTCTGATTCTTTGTGGAAATGCTGGGGACGGGAAGACGGCGCTTTTGCAGCGCATCGGTCAGGAATGCGGGGCGGGAAAAGTTCCTTCCGACCAGCGGGTATGGACACATGTCACTTCAGATGGGATGGAACTCAGAGCCAATCTGGATGGCTCAGCCGCATGGAAAGAGCGCTCTGCCGATGAGTTGTTGGACGAAATCCTATTGCCTTTCCTCGACGGCGCACCCCTCGAACGGAGAACGCATTTGCTGGCCATCAACGACGGGCGCCTTCTCCAGTGGCTGGACGAAAAGCAGGCTACAGGAACGAAGGGGGAGCTCCTCGAATCGTTAGCGGCATTTCTATCGAATGATGCAGATACCGAGCTTCCTCCACACCTTCGGTTTATCAGCCTGAACCACCGATCGCTTGTTGGAGGGCGCACTGGTGACGGGCAGTGCGAATCGGATTTCATCAATGACTTGATAACTTCTCTTATCGGGGGCGATCAGGCAAAGGCAATATGGAATCCTTGTCTATCGTGCACAGCCTGGGATCGCTGCACCGCAGGACCGATGGCACACTCGCTGATGGACGGGAGCTCAGCACGAGGCTCTCGGATTCGGGAGCGCATCCACGAGGCACTCCAAGCAGTTCATCAGCGCGGGAATGTCCACATTACGGCACGCGAGCTTCGAGGAACGCTTAGCTACATTCTATTTGGAGTTCATTCGTGCGTTGAGCTACATGCGAATTTCCACACGAAGGATGGAAATGGAGCTTCAATTACCCGAATCGGTGACATGGCGTTCAATCCGGATTCTCCTTTTCGACAGGGGGATCTGCTCCGGGAATTGTCTGAGCTAGATCCCTCACTGGAGGCTCATAGCAACCTTGACCGACACCTCCTTGCGAAGACCCCGTTCCCTCACGGAGCGAAAAATGATGCAGCTCGTTCACACCTTGCGTCATTGCGGAGGTCAGCATTTTTCGAGGCAACAACCGACGATTTGGAAAAACTTGGTGGCAGCGCTGACGCCCTTGGTCTTGCCGGAGGGCGTTATCTTTCGGATTTTCGAAAAGCCAGCGACGGATCTTCCGCAGAGAATTCCATTCTCTGCGAAAAAATTGTTAGGGGGATTTCTCATCTAGAAGACCTGCCACTGTTAGCGCTCAGGAGGATCGGCAAGGTGGCGTTGCGCCTCCCCACCAGAACACCCACGGAAACCAAATTCTGGACACAACTGGATTTGGAACATTTTCGTCTGGAGCCGGAACTTCCTGCGAATTTAGACAAAGCGGTGCCACGACTGGCACGTCAAATCCGACTAATCTTTACCCGTCCCGACAACGCCGAAGGTGAGTCTCTGCTGATGGGCTACCAGTTGTTCTCGGTTCTTCTCCAGTTAGAGTCGGGAGAGCAATTAGCAGACGTTCGAAGCGACGATCTATTCGCCAATCTCCAAATTTTCACCCAACGTCTTGCTCAGGAAAGCAGTCGTGCTCTCTTCGCTTGGAATCCCAAAGAGGATGAAAAAATATTCTCACTTCAACTCGAAGCGCGGGAAGACTATCATGCACTCGCGATTACCTCCGACTCCACAATTTCATAA
- a CDS encoding DUF1257 domain-containing protein has translation MSHFVTIQTQIRDVAALQDACTELGVGLEQNANARGFLNQQRHGDYVIRLRGPYDIAAKKLTDSDSYELSTDWWDGHVEKEVGKDYGHLLQLYAVHKTMREARKKHLRVTRRQEQDGNIKLILGGS, from the coding sequence ATGTCTCACTTCGTCACCATTCAAACTCAGATCCGCGATGTGGCTGCTTTGCAAGATGCCTGCACCGAACTCGGTGTCGGCCTTGAGCAGAACGCCAACGCTCGCGGGTTCCTTAACCAGCAACGCCACGGCGATTACGTGATCCGCCTTCGCGGTCCCTACGACATCGCAGCCAAGAAGCTCACTGACTCCGACTCCTATGAACTCTCCACCGACTGGTGGGATGGCCACGTGGAGAAGGAAGTCGGCAAAGACTACGGCCACCTGCTTCAGCTTTACGCCGTCCACAAGACCATGCGTGAAGCCCGCAAGAAACACCTGCGTGTCACCCGACGCCAGGAACAGGACGGCAACATCAAACTCATCCTCGGAGGTTCATAA
- a CDS encoding DUF2997 domain-containing protein, with translation MPTSHHRHRQQQKQTLEITIAPGGAIAIEASGFKGSDCEQATRDLEQALGIVRQRTRKPEFYQKAANQTHQSNQQTQGT, from the coding sequence ATGCCCACGTCACACCACCGGCACCGTCAGCAGCAGAAGCAAACCCTTGAAATCACCATTGCTCCCGGTGGCGCTATTGCCATCGAAGCGTCCGGGTTCAAGGGCAGCGACTGCGAACAAGCCACCCGCGATCTGGAACAAGCCCTCGGCATCGTGCGTCAACGCACACGCAAGCCCGAGTTCTACCAGAAAGCGGCCAACCAAACCCATCAGTCCAACCAACAAACCCAAGGCACATGA
- a CDS encoding helix-turn-helix domain-containing protein — protein MTAAQNIIGPKIKAIRRDKGLTQSDLAARCQLLGWDIGENGITKIETQIRCVVDAELLCLAQALHVFPQELLPDPSVMKKTLKQHYAKRDGS, from the coding sequence ATGACAGCTGCTCAGAACATCATCGGTCCGAAGATCAAGGCGATTCGCCGTGACAAGGGACTGACGCAAAGTGACCTTGCGGCACGCTGCCAGCTGTTGGGCTGGGACATCGGTGAAAATGGAATCACCAAGATCGAAACCCAAATACGCTGTGTCGTTGATGCTGAGCTGTTGTGCTTGGCGCAGGCACTCCACGTGTTTCCACAGGAGCTGTTGCCAGATCCAAGCGTCATGAAAAAGACGCTCAAACAGCACTACGCCAAAAGAGATGGCTCCTGA
- a CDS encoding AAA family ATPase, whose amino-acid sequence MKTQLETYVRAGYPALFVITAEEQRAEAEIKSAAESLDRRLHVWSATQGLLDTSNGHVRDVADPMEALDAIEALEERRIIILRDFALYLQDGDPMLIRKLRDGLQRAKAQGKTLILLGCEHPLPKEVHHDILKLPFVLPDKTQLAQVLQGILSSAEQPTLSPELEEAAIAAATGLTTIEAENAFALSLVESNTITPAIIAREKANALKQGGLLEVVDHQPSLDAIGGLDALKKWLLQRRHAFSQRATDFGLPPPKGLLIVGVPGTGKSLTAKASASAFGLPLLRLDAGRIFAGLVGQSEANLRQVIQTAEAIAPCVLWMDELEKAFAGSRGSSTDGGTSARVFGSFLAWMQEKQKPVFVVATANDVSQLPPELLRKGRFDELFFVDLPNQRERTDIWDIVIAKYGRKPTDFDSVRLARGTSTFTGAEIDQCFVDAMHRAFAENREVAEFDLGMAMVETVPLANLMDEDIARLRRWSEGRARHATHAERSPNATRQLDL is encoded by the coding sequence ATGAAAACCCAACTTGAAACCTATGTGAGGGCCGGTTATCCGGCCCTTTTTGTTATCACCGCTGAAGAGCAACGTGCCGAAGCGGAAATCAAATCTGCCGCCGAATCCCTCGACCGACGTCTCCACGTCTGGAGCGCCACCCAAGGATTGCTGGACACCAGCAACGGTCATGTCCGCGATGTGGCCGATCCCATGGAAGCCCTCGACGCCATCGAAGCCTTGGAAGAACGCCGGATCATCATCCTGCGCGACTTCGCTCTTTACCTTCAGGATGGCGACCCCATGCTGATCCGTAAACTGCGCGATGGCCTGCAACGAGCCAAAGCCCAAGGCAAAACGCTCATCCTGCTTGGCTGCGAACACCCACTGCCCAAGGAAGTCCATCACGACATCCTCAAGCTGCCGTTCGTTCTGCCCGACAAAACCCAACTCGCTCAGGTCCTCCAAGGCATCCTCAGTTCTGCTGAGCAACCAACGCTCAGCCCCGAACTCGAAGAAGCCGCCATTGCAGCCGCCACCGGCCTCACGACCATCGAAGCGGAGAACGCGTTCGCGTTGTCCCTGGTCGAGTCCAACACCATCACCCCGGCCATCATCGCCCGGGAGAAAGCCAACGCCCTCAAACAGGGTGGCCTGCTTGAAGTCGTCGACCACCAGCCATCCCTGGATGCCATCGGTGGACTCGACGCCCTCAAGAAATGGCTACTGCAACGGCGGCACGCGTTCAGCCAACGCGCCACCGACTTCGGCCTGCCTCCCCCCAAGGGTCTGCTGATCGTCGGCGTCCCCGGCACCGGCAAATCCCTCACCGCCAAAGCCAGCGCCTCAGCGTTTGGGTTGCCACTGCTCCGACTCGACGCCGGGCGCATCTTCGCCGGCCTGGTCGGTCAGAGCGAAGCCAACCTGCGTCAGGTCATTCAAACTGCCGAAGCCATCGCACCCTGCGTTCTTTGGATGGACGAGCTGGAGAAAGCCTTCGCTGGAAGTCGCGGTTCATCCACCGATGGCGGCACCTCCGCCCGCGTGTTCGGATCGTTCCTCGCCTGGATGCAGGAGAAACAGAAGCCGGTGTTCGTGGTGGCCACCGCCAACGACGTGTCTCAACTCCCACCCGAGCTCCTCCGCAAAGGCCGGTTCGACGAGTTGTTCTTTGTGGACCTGCCCAACCAGCGGGAACGCACCGACATCTGGGACATTGTCATCGCCAAATACGGACGCAAACCCACGGACTTCGACAGCGTCCGCCTCGCCCGCGGCACATCGACGTTCACTGGAGCCGAGATCGACCAGTGCTTCGTGGATGCCATGCACCGCGCGTTCGCCGAGAACCGCGAAGTCGCTGAGTTCGACCTTGGCATGGCCATGGTGGAAACCGTCCCCTTAGCGAACCTGATGGACGAAGACATTGCCCGCCTGCGCCGCTGGTCCGAAGGCCGCGCCCGCCACGCCACCCACGCGGAGCGTTCCCCCAACGCCACCCGCCAGCTGGATCTGTGA
- a CDS encoding RecB family exonuclease has product MNTLAPSPPALQVTERSEHEVLQRLQETVSASRLNCFLQCRLKFYFRYVRAIPKAKTPALHVGNSVHAALKAWHKARWLTKPLTLKQLHEEFVEAWVEPDDGKLLPVQWDGEEESAKLTGWRLCEVYLRESGIDLGEKPDAVEVPVEADLAKHGLPRLIGILDLVQKRRIIDYKTTSSTPNADKVAHTHEVQTSIYAVLYRFNTGHVEQGIELHHLVKLKNPKLVITTLPPMSDQQRTRLFRLMEAYLEGLDGRDFIPSPGMACASCEYFNECRQWH; this is encoded by the coding sequence ATGAACACGCTCGCCCCATCCCCACCTGCTCTCCAGGTGACGGAACGCAGCGAGCACGAAGTTCTTCAGCGGCTACAGGAAACCGTATCCGCCTCCCGGTTGAACTGTTTCCTGCAATGCCGTTTGAAGTTCTACTTCCGCTACGTTCGGGCCATTCCCAAGGCGAAGACACCAGCCCTCCATGTCGGCAACTCGGTTCACGCCGCGTTGAAGGCATGGCACAAGGCGCGGTGGCTCACCAAACCGCTCACCCTGAAACAGCTCCACGAGGAGTTCGTTGAAGCGTGGGTGGAGCCGGACGACGGCAAGTTGCTTCCCGTGCAGTGGGACGGAGAAGAGGAATCAGCCAAACTCACTGGCTGGCGACTCTGCGAAGTCTACCTGCGCGAAAGTGGCATCGACTTGGGCGAAAAGCCCGACGCCGTCGAAGTCCCGGTGGAAGCCGATCTGGCCAAGCATGGCCTACCCCGGCTCATCGGCATCCTTGATCTGGTGCAGAAGCGCCGGATCATTGACTATAAAACCACGTCATCCACCCCCAACGCCGATAAAGTAGCTCACACACACGAGGTGCAGACCAGCATCTACGCCGTGCTCTACCGATTCAACACCGGGCATGTTGAGCAAGGGATCGAACTGCACCATCTGGTGAAGTTGAAAAACCCCAAGCTCGTCATCACCACATTGCCTCCCATGAGCGATCAGCAACGAACGCGGCTGTTTCGTTTGATGGAGGCCTACCTCGAAGGACTGGACGGTCGGGATTTTATTCCATCGCCCGGCATGGCCTGTGCCAGTTGCGAATACTTCAACGAGTGTCGCCAGTGGCATTGA